CCGATGACCCATTCATAACCGTTCGTGAAGTTGAATACAATCAACTTATTTATCCCGATGATCCAAATTTGTTTATACATATCGTTCCTGATGGACTCGGGCAGAGAATTGGGCGGAAAGCTCGTAGCCTCTCTGTCTCGCTTGATGAGTTAGGCATCACGGTTTCTACTGGCAGGGTTGTTGATTTTCGCGCTGCTAATTTCCTGAGAGAAAAGCCAGACGCAGAAACAGTTCCTCTGATTTATCCGAGCAACTTTTCACAGGGCTATATTGCTTGGCCGAATGGACAAATTAAAAAACCCTCGGCTATAAGATTAGCAGAAGAAACCGCCAGCCTGCTTGTGCCTTCTGGTTGGTATGTTTTGGTGAAACGCTTCTCGGCAAAAGAAGAAAAAAAGCGCGTCGTTGCGGCTATATGCGATCCTACTCGTCTAAATGCTGAATTCATAGGCATCGAAAATCACCTAAATTACTATCATCAAAACGGGAAAGGATTATCTCCTCTATTAGCAAAAGGATTGGCTGCCTTTCTTAATTCAACCATAGTGGACGAATATTTCAGACAGTTCAGTGGACATACACAGGTAAACGCAACAGACCTGCGTAATCTTAAGTACCCATCATTACCCCAGTTAATGGCGATAGGTGAGAAGATAGGTGATAAATTTCCTAAACAAGAAGAAATTGATCAAATAGTCTTAGAAATACTAGGAATGGATACTACAAATACTGACGTAAAAGCGAAAAAGAAAATTGAAGAAGCTCTTGATATTTTGCGAGCGCTCCGAGTACCAAGAGCACAACTGAACCAGCGTTCTGCGTTGACGTTGTTGGCATTGCTTGATATGAAGCCCGACACAGATTGGAGTAATGCCTCAGCTCCTTTGCGCGGCATTACTGAAATGATGGATTATTTCCGCGAGCACTTCGGAATTTCTTATGCGCCCAATACCCGCGAGACAGTTCGGCGTTTTACAGTTCACCAATTTGTGCAAATGGGGTTAGTGATTGCTAACCCTGATGACATTACAAGACCCGTTAATAGCCCGAAGACAAAATACCAGGTTGCTGCCGGTCTCCTCAAGGTGATTCGTACATACGGCACAGGTGAGTGGGATAAAAATCTGAGAGCCTACCTCAAGAATGCACAAGAGTTACGCAGATTGCGTGAGAAGGAACGCGAAATGGCTCTCATACCAGTAAAGCTGCCAGACGGCAGAGAAGTCGGAATTACCGCAGGTGGGCAGAATGCTCTAATAAAACAAATCATCGAAGAGTTTTGCCCTCGCTTCACCCCTGGTGGCTTAGTTATTTACGTTGGTGACGCAGGTGATAAATTCAGAGTATATGAGCGAGATTATCTCGCACAGTTAGGTGTCATTGTTGACGAACACAGTAAAATGCCTGACGTAGTGGTTTATTTCGAAGCCAAAAAATGGCTTGTAGTTATTGAGGCAGTTACCAGCCACGGCCCCATTGATATTAAGCGTCACAATGAACTCAAGGAGTTATTTAGAGGTAGCCAAGCTCCTTTGGTATTTGTAACCGCATTTCCAACGCGAAAGGTGATGAAGAAATATCTTCAGGAAATTGCTTGGGAAACCGAAGTATGGGTGGCTGAAGCACCTACCCATCTAATACATTTCAACGGTGAACGTTTTCTCGGCCCATACGATGAGTAAATCACGCCGCCTAACCAGCGCCTCCACCTGACGCCGCTCCGCTGCGCTTCGCGGCGCAGGTGAAGCGCAGGCCGTTGGGCGCAGATGGATTGAACTTTATCAAGGAACTCATCTCAAAACTCTCCATGAAATGAGGAAACACGCCAGGTGGACGAAGGCCTGAAAGGTGACCCGGAGGCGCTCATGACGCAGAGCCAAACGCCGGAAGCCGCCCTTCAGCCAGGCAAAAAAGCGCTCCGCACAACCCGATAGGTGCCTGGGGCAAAACGATGAGGCCGGCCAGCCCGGGGTCGCCGGCGACCCCGGGGATTCTCGGGAATACAGGCCCGGATGCCCCGGCGTCGGAGTCCTTCCCGGACGGCGCGACGGTCATAGGCCCCATCGGCGACAACTCCCTTCGGCCGGGTCCGGGGTCGGCCCCGGCCCCCGGCCAGGCGCACCGTCCCCATGACCTCCGAAAAGACCGTGGCCTCGTGCCGCTGGGCCGACTCCACCCAGACCCCTATCGGCACGCCCGGGACTCCGACGACCCCATGGACCTTCGTCCCCTTCCGCCGGCGGTGACCGTCGAAGCCGACAGGTTCCCCCCCTTTTTGGCCTCCACCGTCGTCGCATCGACCCCGACCCTCTCCCACGACAGGCGACCCACCCCGTACCCCCAGTCCAGGAGGCGCTTCCACAGCCCTTCCCATACCCCACGGACCTCCCACTCCTTCAGCCTCCGCCAGGCTGTTTTGTACGAGCCGTATCGTTCCGGCATATCCTTCCAGCGACATCCCGTCACCAGCACATACAAAATCCCGTTCAGCGTCTTGCGGTCATCCGCTCGGGGCCTCCCCGTCCGGGCCTTCGGGGGCAACAAGGGCTCGATGAATGCCCATTGTTCATCCCTCAACTCCTTCCATTCCATCCTGACCTCCCCTAGTGGTATTCCGGAGGATATCCTAACACACCAGGAGTTTTGAGATGAGTTCCAGGTCTTTTGCCGCAAAGGTTCCAAGGTTAGCTAAGGTTATGGGAAGCTTGAGTTTCTGCATCCCGTTACCTCCTGGGTCTTAGCCTAGGGGCTTCCCCAGAAAGATTCAATACCGTTTCGGGAAAAAAGTGGCCGATTAGGGACTCGGAAGAGTTTGGATACCTTGCCCCCACGATGGCTTTGGATATCCTTTGGCTTATGACAGGTCGCGGGGGTGTTACAAGACGCCCCCGCGACGGGTGGATCCAAGTCCCCCTCTGCGCACTTCGCGCAGAGGGGGATGAGGTTGAGGCATAACCCATCATCCTCCCAAGGCTTAAGGGGTAATCCTTACCTCTCCTACCACCTGGTGAAGTACCCAGTGAGCTTTCTCCAAGATCAGGCGTTCCAAAGGGCACCCTAGGCTTTCCACCACATAGCTTCGTCTGCTGTTGAGTCCCAGAAAACGCACGGGGCGTAGGGGTACCTTTTCCCCTTTAGCCTGTACTACAGCTAACTCCCCGGGTTCTGGTTCCATGCCTTCCCGGTAGATTAGGAATCTCTCCTGGTGGGCTAAGGCCCTCAGGTCCCTGGGGTCTACATCCACCTCCGGTAAACCTAAAATCAGGTACTTCTCAGACCCCGCAAGGGGCACCTTGAGAAGAGGCACAGGAGGAACCCCCGGCACCCCCTCAGCAGTTACCTGGGGCACCGGCACTCCCGTGGCTTGGGTAAACTCTTCAGGCGTCCAACGAAGAGCCTTCAGTAAGGCAAGTATCCGCCCATAAGAGATGTTCCCTAGATTCACCAATCCCTTCTCTAACTTCCATACATACCCGTCCGATACCCCCATCTCCTGGGCTACACCACCTAACGTCAACCCTAACTCCCGCCTCCGCCTGGCTATCGCCTCCCCAGCCCGCCGACGAATATCTTCCACCATGGTATACACTTTACCATTTGGTAGGGGATGAGGTGTAGAAACCCAGGGGTATTTCCCTTTCTTCTTGGTAAGCGAGGGTGCTTTAAGGATGCCCTTCTGGACGCTTTTCCTGTCTTACCCCTTATTTACCCCTTATTCTGGTGGAAGGGCACTCAATATGTGTCCTTTCTTAAAAATCTCCCGGGGCTTAGATAGGCTTTCTTTGCCACCTTTTAAGGTGCATCCTGGGGTGAAAAGGGAGTGGAAAATAAACCTTACAAGCGAGAGGTCAGAGGTTCAAATCCTCTGCCGCCCACCACGATGGAAACGGCATAAACCCCGGGCCTAAACCCGGGGCTCCGTTTTTTTAGCCCTTGTTTACCCATTATCCGTAGTAGTGCGTTTGCCGGAAAGCAAAGGGGCAGGGTGGATCCCAGCGCGGACCGTCCCTTGACGGTCGTGTAAGGAATTTTGTGTAGGGATTTGTGTATGAATGGGGGTACCAGGAGAGGAAGGAGGTATCCCATGGACCAGGATACCCTGCAGGTGATGTTAAGGGAAATGGTGAGGGAGACGGTGACTGAGGGTTTGCAGACCCGCTTTGGGCCAAAGGCCCAAATGAACTACCTAGAGGCCGACCGGACGGTTCATCTGTGGCAGGGGCCCCAAAGGAGAGCGGTTACTATCCCCGCAAGCTGGAAACCGCTTTTGGCCGAGTGGAGCTGGCTATCCCTCGGGATCGGGAAGGGAGGTACTACCCCAGCCTTCTCTTGCTTTCACGAATACACAAATCTGTTTACCCTCAAGGTACGGGCTACGCCCGTGGCTCGGGTAAAGCAGGGGCACTTTTGCGGGGCGGCCGCCGGGCTTGAGGGCAGGGATCAGGGGGTCAAGGTACGGGTAAGGCCCGTGACCAAGGTAGGGGCGAGGCCCGTTACTTAGGAGGGCCCACTCGGCATCCGACAGGTCGCTATAGAGGTGTAGCGTTCACCCTTCAAGGATAGCGGACTTTTACAACAGTCTCTAACAACACCCCTCAAGGAGTTGTCCACCTCAGCACTTACCCTAGGGGCCTACCCCCACCCGGCTCTCCTGGGCGTCAATGGGAAACCGAAGAAGTGGGTGGATCTCCAGGGAAACCCGTTCCCCAGGTTGGGCGTCCAGGCGCACCCAGGCCTCCCCCCAGGGGAGCTCCACTCGGCAAAGGACCTCGCCCCTCAAGGTCCGCCTTTCCAATACCAAGGCCCGGTGATCCCTCCCCGGGCGGACCCATTCTTGGCGGAAGGCCCACACCTCCCCGTCCCTTTGGAGGAGGTTGGCCCGGCCAAAGGCCAGGAAGGATTCCAGGGAGTTGGGCCGCTCATAGAGCTCCTGGGGGGTTCCCACCTGCAGCATCCGTCCCCCGTGGACCACCCCGACCCGGTCCGCCAGGAGCATGGCCTCCTCGGGATCGTGGGTCACGTGGAGGGCGGTGATCCCCAGGTCCTTGAGGAGGGTGCGGACCTCCCGCCGCAGCTCCTCCCGCAGCACCGGGTCCAGGGCGGAGTAGGGCTCGTCCATCAGGATGACCTTGGGCTCCCGGGCCAGGGCCCGGGCCAAGGCCACCCGCTGCTGCTGCCCGCCGGAAAGCTCCTTGGGGTAGCGCCCCTCGAGGCCCGCCAGGTGCACCATTTGCAAAAGTTCCCCCACCCTTTTGCGCACCTCCCTTTCCGGAACCCGCCTTAACCGCAAGGGGAAGGCTATGTTGCCGAAAACGGTCATGTTGGGGAAAAGGGCGTAGTGCTGGAAGACCATCCCAATGGGCCGCCTCTCAGGGGGCAGGTTGTTGACCAGCTGGCCTCCTATGTAGACCTCCCCCCGGTCCGGGCTCTCAAAGCCCGCCACCAGGCGCAAGGTGGTGGTCTTACCGCACCCCGAAGGCCCTAGGAGGGTGAAAAACTCCCCCCTCCTGAGGCTGAGGTCCAGCCCCTCCACCGCCCTGACGGGCCCGTAGCGTTTGTGCACTTCCCTGAGCTCAACCACCCTTTGCCACCTTGCCAGAGATGTGTCAGGAGCGTGTCAAGACCCGGTAGTAGGCCCCCACCAGGGCCAGGGTAAGGAGGAGGATGTAGCTCATGGCCGCCGCCCCCGAGAGGTCCAGGCCTAGGAAGGCCTTGCGGTAGATGTAGTAGCTGACCAGGTCGGTGGCTGTGCCCGGCCCGCCCCGGGTGAGCACGTAGACCAGGTCGTAGGTCCGGATCTCCGTGAGGGTCTGGAGGATGAGGAGGACCGCCACCACGGGCCTTAGGAGGGGGAGGGTCACCCGCAGGAAGGCCTGAAGAGGGGTGGCCCCGTCCACGTAAGCGGCCTCCTCCAGCTCCCGGGGTAGGCCCTGGAAGAACCCCAAGAGGAGCCAGGCCATGAAGGGGAGGGCGAAGGCCAGGTAGGCCAGCACCAAGGAGGCCAGGGACCCCGAGAGGCCTAGGAGGCGCATGAGGGCGAAGAGGGGAAGGGCCAGGACGATGGGGGGGATCATCTGCACCGCCAGCACCGCGAACCTAAGCCCGTGCCCCCCCAAGCGGTAACGGGCCATGGCGTACCCGAGCCCCGCCGCCAAGGGCAGCCCCAGGAGGACCACCAAGGAGGCCACTTGAAGGCTATTCTGGAAGGCCTTACCAAAGGGTCCTGAAAGCACCTGCTGGAAGTTCTCCAGGGTCCAAGGACCCCAGGCCGGGGGTAGGGCGTAGGCCAGCCCCTCGGGCAGGAGGGCACTCCTAAGGGTCCAGAGGAGGGGCAGGAGGAAGGCCAGGCTGAAGGCCCAAAGGATCCCATGGGCTAAGAGGCGGAGGGCCCTAGAAGATCCAGGCACCGCCGTTCACCTCCAGGGCCTCACCCGTGATGAAGTCGCTGTCGGGACCGGCCAGGAAGCTCACCGCCTTGGCCACATCCTCGGGAAGCTCCAACCTCCCCAAGGGGGTTTGCCGGATATAGTCGGCTACCACCTCCTCAGGGGGGATGCCCCGAAGCCGGCTCTCCCAAGCCACCTCCCGTTCCTGCATGGAGGTGCGCACGAACCCGGGGTTGACCGCGTTGACGGTGATCCGGTAAGGGGCTAGCTCCTTGGCCGCCGCCTGCACCAGGCCCAAGACGGCGAACTTGCTGGCGCTATAGTGGGCCAGCAGGGGAGCCGCTTGCCGTGCCGCCATGGAGGCGATGGCGATCAGCTTACCCCGCACCTCCCGGCCCGGGATGGGGGGCTGGTCCACCATCCTGCGGCCGAAGGTCTGCAGGGTGAGGAAGGTGCCCTTGGCGTTCACGGTGAGGTTGAAATCCCACTCCTCCTCGGTGAGATCCAGGAAACGGTTCATGGTGGAGACCCCCGCGTTGGCCACCAACACGTCCAGCCGGCCGTCCTCCGCGAACACGCGATCCCGGGCCTCCTCCAGCTGGTCCCTGCGGGTCACATCCAGGGCCATGGAGGGCATGCCCAGGGCCTCCGCCACCTTTTTGGCCCTGTCCCCGTCCAGGTCCGTCACCCAGACCTTGAAGCCATCCTGGGCCAGCCGTTCCGCGATGGCCTTGCCGATGCCTGTACCCGCCCCCGTGACCAAAGCGTTAGGCATGCTCACCTCCAAGCCTGGGAAAGAGGTCCTTAAGCCGCCCGTAAAGCTCCCGGTAAAGCCCATAGAGGTGGCGGTACACGGGAATCCAGGCGGGCTCCGGCTCCGTGACCTCCTCCACCTCCCTTCTCAGGTCCCCGTAGCCCCATAGCCCCACGGCCACCCCCGCCAAAAAGGCCGTGCCGTAGGCGCTTCCCAGGTTCCCTTCCACCAGCTTGGCCAAGGGCCTCTCCAGGACGCTGGCGAGGATCCTGCGCCAAAGCTGGCTTTTAGCACCCCCGTCCATGACGAAAAGCCTGGAGACCTGGTGGCCCCTCCCCTCCAGGACCTCCAGGTGGTGGCGGAAGGCGTAGGCTACCGCCTCCAAAAGGGCCCGCCACACGTGGGCGGGGGTGTGGGTGAGGGTGAGGCCCACCACCACCCCTCGAGCCTCGGGGTCGTGGATGGGGGTCTTCTCCCCCAGGAAGTAGGGGAGGACCACCAACCCCTCCCCCCCTGGGGGCACGGCCTCCGCCTCCCGGTCCAGCTGGGCGAAGCCCTGGCCTGGGCGGAAGGCATCCCGGAACCACCTTAGAAGGCTCCCCGTGGTGGCCATGCAGCCGTTGATCACGAAAAGCCCAGGGATGTCGTGAAAGTCGATGAAAAGCTCGGGTATGGGGGTAAACCGGTCCACGGCGTAGAGGAAGTCTCCAGCCCCCCCTAGCTTCACCACCGCTTCGCCCTCCTCCTTGAGGCCCGAGGCCAAGGCGGCTGCAATGTGGTCCGCGCTTCCCGCGATGACAGGTAGGCCCTCGGGCAGGCCCAGCTCCCTGGAGGCCGGGCCCACCTGCCCCACCACCTCCCAAGGCTGCCGTACCGGCCCGAGGAGCTCACCCCCGATCCCCACGTAGTCCAGGACTTCCTTCAGCCAGCCCTCCTCCCCAGGGTTCCAAAGGCCGGATTCCAGGGCCCAGTTGGCCTCCTGATAACGCTCCCCCGTGAGGCGGAAGGTGAGGTGTTCGTAGGAACCCGAGATCCAGCGGGCCTTGGCCCACACCTCAGGCTCGTGCCGCCTCAGCCACAGGAGCTTGGGAGCTAAAACCTGCTGGTTCCACGTGGCCCCGGTGCGGGCGAAGAGCCAGGCGTCGCCGAAATGTTCCCTCAGCTCCCGGATCTCCGCCACCGCCCGGGCGTCGTTTTGCTGCAGGGAGGGCCTTAGGACCTCCCCCTTTTCCCCGTGGAGCACTAGGGCTGGCACCATGCCGGAGAGGCCCATGGCCTTAAGGCCCTTTGGGGCACGGCCTTGGAGCACCTGGGAGACCACGTGGCCCAATCCCCGCCACCAGTCCTCGGGGTCCTCCTCCGCGAAGCCCGGCCGGGGGGAGTGGAGGGGGTGGGGGTGCTCCGCCTCGGCGAGCACCTGGGCCTCCTCGGAGAGGAGAAGGGCCTTTACGGAGGTGGTGCCGATGTCCACGCCCAGGATCATGCCCGCCCCCGTACCTCCCGCACCCGGGCCATGAAGTCCTGGGCCCTCTTGGGGTCCACGGGGTTGAAGGTGTACCCGTCCCGCTTCAGGGCCGTGCCCACGATCACCCCGTCCGCCACCTCCAGGATGGCGGCCACCGTGTCGTGCCGTACCCCAGTATTGGCCAAGACGGGCACGTGGGGTAAGGCTTCCTTAACGGCCCTTATATGGGCCAGGTCCACCCCCTCCCCGGTCATGGGTCCCGAGACCAGGATGGCGTCCGCCAGGCTGGAGAAGACCGCGCTCCGGGCCCTTTCCACCAGGGACCGGGTGTCCAGGGGGGAGGCGAACTCCGCGGAAACGTTGTAGAAGAGGAAGAGGTCGTCCCGGCCTAACCTCTTCCGGTAACGCAGGGCCTCCGCGGCCCTGCCCTGCCACAGGCCCATGTCGGAGCCGTATAGCCCGGTGAAGATCTCCCGGGCAAAGAGGGCCCCCGTGGCCGCGGCCAAGGCTACGGTGGCCATGGGGTCCCAAAGCACATCCACCCCAAAGGGCACCCGGATCTCCCCCCTTAGCCGGCCGATCACATAGGCCATGGTGGCGGTGCTGGCCGGGTCCACCTGGAGCTCGTAGGGGCGGTCGTTTTCGTTGCCAAACATGACCGCGTCCACCCCGGCCTCTTGGAGGGCCTGAAGGTCATGCCGGGCGGCGGCCACGATCCCCTCGAGGTCCCCGTCGTAAAGGGGAGTCCCCGGGAGGGCTTTTAGATGTACCATGGCGATAACAGGCTTGTAGCCGAACCGCTCTTTAAAGGCTTTCATGGACCACCTCCACTTTTGCCAGGGACCGGAGGGTGGGGTCCTCCAGGTCCGTGATGACCAGGTCTATGGCGCCGAGGGGGGTCACAAAGGCTGGGGCCTTCCTGCCCCACTTGCTCCGGTCCGCCAGGAGCACCGTGCGTCTGCTGACCGCCATGGCCTTGCGTTTCACCGCCGCCTCCTCGAAGGTGTGGTTGGTGACCCCATCGGCGTCAAAGGCATCTGCCCCTAAGAAGAACACGTCCGCCCTCACCCCCCCCAAGGCCTCCTCCGCCCAGGGTCCCACCAGGCTGTAAAAGCCGTTGCGCACCCTGCCGCCCGGAAGCCAGACCTCCGTCTCCCCTTGGGCCAGGGCCTGGGCTATGGGGACATCCAAGGCCACCACCCGGACCCTTCTCCCCGCGAGGAGCCGGGCCAGGGCCAGGGTGGTGGTGCCGGAGTCCAGGATGAGGGTGGAGCCTTCGGCCACCTCCGCCAAGGCCCTCCTGGCAATGGCCTCCTTTACCCGGGGGTTCTGCCTCACCTTCAGCGCGTAGGGGGGTTCGGTTTCGGGCAGATAGGCGCCGCCATGGTCCCGGTGCAGGAGGCCCAGCCGGGCCAGGAGGGCCAGGTCCCTCCGGACCGTGGCCGGGGAGACGCCCAGGCGGTGGGCCAGCTCCTGGGTGCTCAGGCCCCCGTGCCGGCGGAGGAGATCCAGGAGGTTTTGTCGGCGGAGTTGGGCTAGGGGCAT
Above is a window of Thermus albus DNA encoding:
- a CDS encoding FGGY-family carbohydrate kinase; translation: MILGVDIGTTSVKALLLSEEAQVLAEAEHPHPLHSPRPGFAEEDPEDWWRGLGHVVSQVLQGRAPKGLKAMGLSGMVPALVLHGEKGEVLRPSLQQNDARAVAEIRELREHFGDAWLFARTGATWNQQVLAPKLLWLRRHEPEVWAKARWISGSYEHLTFRLTGERYQEANWALESGLWNPGEEGWLKEVLDYVGIGGELLGPVRQPWEVVGQVGPASRELGLPEGLPVIAGSADHIAAALASGLKEEGEAVVKLGGAGDFLYAVDRFTPIPELFIDFHDIPGLFVINGCMATTGSLLRWFRDAFRPGQGFAQLDREAEAVPPGGEGLVVLPYFLGEKTPIHDPEARGVVVGLTLTHTPAHVWRALLEAVAYAFRHHLEVLEGRGHQVSRLFVMDGGAKSQLWRRILASVLERPLAKLVEGNLGSAYGTAFLAGVAVGLWGYGDLRREVEEVTEPEPAWIPVYRHLYGLYRELYGRLKDLFPRLGGEHA
- a CDS encoding DeoR/GlpR family DNA-binding transcription regulator yields the protein MPLAQLRRQNLLDLLRRHGGLSTQELAHRLGVSPATVRRDLALLARLGLLHRDHGGAYLPETEPPYALKVRQNPRVKEAIARRALAEVAEGSTLILDSGTTTLALARLLAGRRVRVVALDVPIAQALAQGETEVWLPGGRVRNGFYSLVGPWAEEALGGVRADVFFLGADAFDADGVTNHTFEEAAVKRKAMAVSRRTVLLADRSKWGRKAPAFVTPLGAIDLVITDLEDPTLRSLAKVEVVHESL
- a CDS encoding helix-turn-helix domain-containing protein, giving the protein MVEDIRRRAGEAIARRRRELGLTLGGVAQEMGVSDGYVWKLEKGLVNLGNISYGRILALLKALRWTPEEFTQATGVPVPQVTAEGVPGVPPVPLLKVPLAGSEKYLILGLPEVDVDPRDLRALAHQERFLIYREGMEPEPGELAVVQAKGEKVPLRPVRFLGLNSRRSYVVESLGCPLERLILEKAHWVLHQVVGEVRITP
- a CDS encoding ABC transporter ATP-binding protein; amino-acid sequence: MVELREVHKRYGPVRAVEGLDLSLRRGEFFTLLGPSGCGKTTTLRLVAGFESPDRGEVYIGGQLVNNLPPERRPIGMVFQHYALFPNMTVFGNIAFPLRLRRVPEREVRKRVGELLQMVHLAGLEGRYPKELSGGQQQRVALARALAREPKVILMDEPYSALDPVLREELRREVRTLLKDLGITALHVTHDPEEAMLLADRVGVVHGGRMLQVGTPQELYERPNSLESFLAFGRANLLQRDGEVWAFRQEWVRPGRDHRALVLERRTLRGEVLCRVELPWGEAWVRLDAQPGERVSLEIHPLLRFPIDAQESRVGVGP
- a CDS encoding transposase; this translates as MGEGRGRCDDGGGQKGGEPVGFDGHRRRKGTKVHGVVGVPGVPIGVWVESAQRHEATVFSEVMGTVRLAGGRGRPRTRPKGVVADGAYDRRAVREGLRRRGIRACIPENPRGRRRPRAGRPHRFAPGTYRVVRSAFLPG
- a CDS encoding BtpA/SgcQ family protein, with translation MKAFKERFGYKPVIAMVHLKALPGTPLYDGDLEGIVAAARHDLQALQEAGVDAVMFGNENDRPYELQVDPASTATMAYVIGRLRGEIRVPFGVDVLWDPMATVALAAATGALFAREIFTGLYGSDMGLWQGRAAEALRYRKRLGRDDLFLFYNVSAEFASPLDTRSLVERARSAVFSSLADAILVSGPMTGEGVDLAHIRAVKEALPHVPVLANTGVRHDTVAAILEVADGVIVGTALKRDGYTFNPVDPKRAQDFMARVREVRGRA
- a CDS encoding carbohydrate ABC transporter permease; amino-acid sequence: MPGSSRALRLLAHGILWAFSLAFLLPLLWTLRSALLPEGLAYALPPAWGPWTLENFQQVLSGPFGKAFQNSLQVASLVVLLGLPLAAGLGYAMARYRLGGHGLRFAVLAVQMIPPIVLALPLFALMRLLGLSGSLASLVLAYLAFALPFMAWLLLGFFQGLPRELEEAAYVDGATPLQAFLRVTLPLLRPVVAVLLILQTLTEIRTYDLVYVLTRGGPGTATDLVSYYIYRKAFLGLDLSGAAAMSYILLLTLALVGAYYRVLTRS
- a CDS encoding BsuBI/PstI family type II restriction endonuclease, yielding MGTGSLLAGPIQRDNLLEQVDFLRLEANQKLTADRAEKGQFFTPHKIAQFMARMFAERPSTLNILDAGAGVGSLSAALVAEACQWNPKPSTITITAYEIDPALTEYLHITLGYCREVCRQEDIRFEYEVIQDDFIRAAVDALGGSTLSSLRKSFNAAILNPPYRKINNASTTRRLLRKVGIETTNLYAAFLWLTIRLLEPNGELVAITPRSFCNGPYFLPFREVLLKTMFIKRIHVFDYRDRAFEEYNVLQENIILHAIKARQQEKVTISSSADPDDPFITVREVEYNQLIYPDDPNLFIHIVPDGLGQRIGRKARSLSVSLDELGITVSTGRVVDFRAANFLREKPDAETVPLIYPSNFSQGYIAWPNGQIKKPSAIRLAEETASLLVPSGWYVLVKRFSAKEEKKRVVAAICDPTRLNAEFIGIENHLNYYHQNGKGLSPLLAKGLAAFLNSTIVDEYFRQFSGHTQVNATDLRNLKYPSLPQLMAIGEKIGDKFPKQEEIDQIVLEILGMDTTNTDVKAKKKIEEALDILRALRVPRAQLNQRSALTLLALLDMKPDTDWSNASAPLRGITEMMDYFREHFGISYAPNTRETVRRFTVHQFVQMGLVIANPDDITRPVNSPKTKYQVAAGLLKVIRTYGTGEWDKNLRAYLKNAQELRRLREKEREMALIPVKLPDGREVGITAGGQNALIKQIIEEFCPRFTPGGLVIYVGDAGDKFRVYERDYLAQLGVIVDEHSKMPDVVVYFEAKKWLVVIEAVTSHGPIDIKRHNELKELFRGSQAPLVFVTAFPTRKVMKKYLQEIAWETEVWVAEAPTHLIHFNGERFLGPYDE
- a CDS encoding SDR family NAD(P)-dependent oxidoreductase, whose translation is MPNALVTGAGTGIGKAIAERLAQDGFKVWVTDLDGDRAKKVAEALGMPSMALDVTRRDQLEEARDRVFAEDGRLDVLVANAGVSTMNRFLDLTEEEWDFNLTVNAKGTFLTLQTFGRRMVDQPPIPGREVRGKLIAIASMAARQAAPLLAHYSASKFAVLGLVQAAAKELAPYRITVNAVNPGFVRTSMQEREVAWESRLRGIPPEEVVADYIRQTPLGRLELPEDVAKAVSFLAGPDSDFITGEALEVNGGAWIF